In Hallerella succinigenes, the following are encoded in one genomic region:
- a CDS encoding penicillin-binding protein 1A yields MVFIWLGIFLVPCIAAFVAIYLYFASLVPTLPSLQQLEDIDPKLVTTVYDKDSIPVHEFFVERRVWTPIDSIPQMQMNAVMATEDRDFYTHWGMNIVAIPKAVIQSVTRGDKIRGASTLTQQLSKLLFLTPERKLSRKIKEAMTSVRIEQTYTKREIMEFYMNEVYLGGGNYGFQAASDFYFGKPLDSISIPQMAILAGMLQRPEGYRPDRHPETALERRNTVLYAMQNAGYISKEDYKRYIEEPVETVKHKVGNGSGLYYYEEIRKFMENKYGQKSLYADGVNIYSTIDPNIQAFAEEVEKKHIARIRKRIQQRAVWKLGLSSKYNMPADSVVAHFDSVYALFKKDYLAKDTASDPSKWRYPDSSRYHAPQMAMILIENGTGAIRAMVGGNSFAESRWNRAVQSLRQPGSSFKPIVYAAAVEAGASPCDSINDQPVTIEDEGDPSKTWRPANFEKEFEGMMTMRRALYRSMNLPAVLTGIKYGLSNVVDYARKFGIKKAPLQPVPSLALGSIGSTLMEMTSAYTVFPNGGVRIEPYMIDSIVDKSGNVIERHKSEEKTVLKPASAYIMVDMLKDVNIHGTAARVGASGFRHPSGGKTGTTNNYADAWYIGFTRYYTMGVWVGTDSPAPMGPGHTGSEDPLPAWIEVMKELHKDLPIRGFSMPAGVIAKKVCNHTGKIAGEFCGATSFCLYSAGHIPEEHCDGNHFSNKKDAGDATIFSSKSTAEGSMTAKTKKEKNAPPPKKKTRQMF; encoded by the coding sequence ATGGTTTTCATTTGGCTCGGGATCTTCCTTGTGCCATGCATCGCAGCGTTTGTCGCGATCTACCTATACTTCGCAAGTCTCGTTCCCACGCTCCCCTCCTTGCAGCAGCTCGAAGACATTGACCCGAAGCTCGTGACGACCGTTTACGACAAGGACAGCATTCCCGTTCACGAATTCTTTGTGGAACGCCGCGTGTGGACTCCAATCGATTCCATTCCGCAGATGCAGATGAATGCGGTGATGGCAACGGAAGACCGCGACTTTTACACACACTGGGGCATGAACATTGTCGCGATTCCGAAGGCCGTGATCCAATCCGTGACACGCGGCGACAAGATCCGTGGCGCTTCGACTTTGACCCAGCAGCTTTCAAAGCTCTTGTTCCTCACTCCGGAACGCAAACTTTCGAGAAAAATCAAAGAAGCCATGACGTCGGTCCGCATCGAGCAGACCTACACCAAGCGTGAGATTATGGAGTTCTACATGAACGAAGTTTACCTCGGCGGCGGCAACTACGGCTTCCAGGCGGCGAGTGACTTCTACTTTGGAAAGCCTCTCGACAGCATTTCGATTCCGCAGATGGCGATCCTCGCCGGCATGCTCCAACGCCCGGAAGGTTACCGTCCGGACCGCCACCCGGAGACTGCACTTGAACGCCGCAACACGGTCCTCTACGCCATGCAGAACGCCGGCTACATTTCCAAGGAAGATTACAAGCGCTACATCGAAGAACCTGTGGAAACGGTCAAGCACAAGGTCGGCAACGGTTCTGGCCTTTACTACTACGAAGAAATCCGCAAGTTCATGGAAAACAAGTACGGTCAAAAATCCCTGTACGCAGACGGCGTGAACATCTACAGCACGATCGATCCGAACATCCAGGCTTTCGCCGAAGAAGTGGAAAAAAAGCATATCGCCCGCATTCGCAAGCGCATTCAGCAGCGTGCGGTCTGGAAGCTCGGCCTAAGTTCCAAGTACAACATGCCTGCGGACTCGGTCGTCGCCCACTTCGACAGCGTTTACGCACTCTTCAAAAAGGATTATCTCGCAAAGGATACCGCCTCCGATCCGTCCAAGTGGCGCTATCCGGATTCTTCGCGTTACCACGCACCGCAAATGGCAATGATCCTTATTGAAAATGGAACGGGAGCTATCCGCGCCATGGTCGGTGGCAACAGCTTTGCCGAATCCCGTTGGAACCGTGCAGTCCAGTCTCTTCGTCAGCCGGGCTCTTCCTTTAAGCCAATCGTCTATGCGGCAGCCGTAGAAGCAGGCGCCTCTCCTTGCGACTCGATCAACGACCAGCCGGTGACGATTGAAGACGAAGGCGATCCGTCCAAGACCTGGCGACCGGCGAACTTCGAAAAGGAATTCGAAGGCATGATGACGATGCGCCGAGCCTTGTACCGTTCCATGAACCTTCCTGCAGTTCTCACCGGTATCAAGTACGGACTTTCGAACGTGGTGGACTATGCCCGCAAGTTCGGTATCAAGAAAGCGCCTTTGCAGCCCGTGCCGAGCCTCGCCCTCGGGTCGATCGGCAGTACGCTCATGGAAATGACTTCCGCTTATACGGTGTTCCCGAACGGCGGCGTGCGTATCGAGCCTTACATGATCGACTCGATCGTCGACAAGTCGGGCAACGTGATCGAACGCCACAAGAGCGAAGAAAAAACAGTCCTAAAACCGGCGAGCGCTTACATCATGGTCGACATGCTGAAGGACGTGAACATTCACGGCACCGCAGCCCGTGTCGGCGCAAGCGGATTCCGTCACCCGAGCGGCGGAAAAACCGGTACAACGAACAACTACGCAGACGCCTGGTACATCGGATTTACCCGTTATTACACGATGGGCGTCTGGGTCGGAACAGACTCCCCTGCCCCGATGGGTCCGGGCCATACCGGTTCCGAAGACCCGCTTCCAGCCTGGATCGAAGTGATGAAGGAACTCCACAAGGATCTCCCGATCCGCGGATTCTCGATGCCAGCAGGCGTCATTGCAAAAAAAGTCTGTAACCACACAGGCAAGATCGCAGGCGAATTCTGCGGAGCGACCTCGTTCTGTCTCTATTCCGCTGGTCATATTCCAGAAGAACACTGCGACGGCAACCACTTCTCGAACAAAAAGGATGCGGGAGACGCCACAATCTTCTCGAGCAAGAGCACTGCGGAAGGATCCATGACGGCGAAAACGAAAAAGGAAAAGAACGCACCGCCGCCGAAAAAGAAAACCCGCCAAATGTTCTAA
- the rlmN gene encoding 23S rRNA (adenine(2503)-C(2))-methyltransferase RlmN has translation MTYNFKDIKSLTVDELKEWLSANCEKTYRADQIENWLFCQQVSSYDQMKNIPQQTRDKLSKAFAIRSLTEVQHLVSVDGAVKWLFRTADDHYIETVLIPTNGRFSVCVSTQIGCAMNCAFCRTAKMGFIRNLEAGEILEEIIRVNDYLKETGEINADGKQAQVTNIIFMGMGEPLNNLENVHRTCCTLHNQKLFNLGRKKMTVSTSGVVPKIKELVDRNTPCCLAVSLNSTNNEARGSVMPVNKIWPIEKLLEATDEYSRRTDNYVTFEFVLMKDVTCTPAAAKELIRICAPRRVKVNAIVLNAMDDPNLEAPTQEDVDSFLEKVRAANIQITIRNPRGRDIFAACGQLAYKKQQKVANADTESA, from the coding sequence GTGACGTATAATTTTAAAGATATCAAATCCCTGACAGTGGATGAACTCAAGGAATGGCTTTCCGCGAATTGCGAAAAGACATACCGCGCTGATCAAATCGAGAACTGGCTTTTCTGCCAGCAGGTTTCGAGCTATGACCAGATGAAGAACATTCCACAGCAAACCAGGGATAAGCTTTCCAAAGCTTTCGCGATCCGCTCGCTTACAGAAGTGCAGCATCTCGTTTCTGTCGACGGAGCCGTCAAATGGCTCTTTAGAACGGCCGATGACCATTACATCGAAACAGTGCTCATTCCGACGAACGGACGTTTTTCCGTCTGTGTTTCCACTCAGATTGGCTGCGCCATGAACTGCGCGTTCTGCCGCACCGCCAAAATGGGATTCATCCGCAATCTCGAAGCGGGTGAAATTCTCGAAGAAATCATCCGCGTGAATGATTATCTGAAAGAAACCGGAGAAATCAACGCCGACGGCAAACAGGCTCAGGTGACAAACATCATCTTCATGGGTATGGGCGAACCGCTCAACAACCTGGAAAATGTCCATCGCACCTGTTGCACCTTGCACAACCAAAAGCTCTTCAACTTGGGCCGTAAAAAGATGACCGTGAGCACAAGCGGAGTCGTCCCCAAAATCAAGGAGCTCGTGGACCGCAACACGCCATGCTGCCTCGCCGTGAGCCTCAACAGCACAAACAACGAAGCCCGCGGATCCGTGATGCCGGTGAACAAGATTTGGCCAATCGAAAAGCTTCTCGAAGCGACCGACGAGTATTCGCGTCGTACCGATAACTACGTCACCTTCGAATTTGTTTTGATGAAAGACGTTACCTGCACTCCTGCCGCAGCCAAGGAACTGATCCGTATCTGCGCGCCGCGTCGTGTCAAGGTGAACGCAATCGTTTTGAACGCCATGGACGATCCGAACTTGGAAGCCCCGACACAGGAAGACGTCGACAGCTTTCTCGAAAAGGTGCGTGCAGCCAACATCCAGATCACCATTCGCAATCCGCGCGGTCGCGACATTTTCGCCGCATGCGGACAGCTCGCTTATAAAAAACAACAGAAGGTAGCCAATGCTGACACAGAATCTGCCTGA
- a CDS encoding methyltransferase translates to MLTQNLPEFWENLYTEHKDYWNLKKATPALLDFFKNPVCPQTGSVLVPGAGFGYDAEAWAERGHEVLAVDFAPTAVDELDRLSRKHENFKSLDLDLFELNPKDPKKGGQQFDIIYDYCTFTAIHPGRRDECFEVWQKMLKDDGIVIAFFYPFLNGNSLQGPPHPTSEGELMARLDGIFDIAERMPVKDSIPTRKGKEEIWILKKVEE, encoded by the coding sequence ATGCTGACACAGAATCTGCCTGAGTTCTGGGAAAATCTCTACACGGAACACAAGGATTACTGGAATTTGAAGAAAGCCACTCCGGCTCTTCTCGACTTCTTCAAGAACCCCGTCTGTCCCCAAACGGGAAGCGTGCTCGTCCCGGGCGCAGGCTTCGGCTATGATGCAGAAGCTTGGGCAGAACGCGGACACGAAGTGCTCGCCGTTGACTTTGCACCGACAGCTGTCGATGAACTCGACCGTCTTTCCCGCAAGCACGAAAACTTCAAGTCCCTCGACTTGGACCTTTTCGAACTGAACCCGAAGGATCCGAAGAAGGGCGGACAGCAGTTTGACATCATCTATGACTACTGCACGTTCACGGCAATCCATCCGGGTCGTCGCGACGAATGCTTTGAAGTCTGGCAGAAGATGCTCAAGGATGACGGCATCGTCATCGCGTTCTTCTACCCGTTCTTGAACGGCAACTCCCTCCAGGGTCCTCCGCATCCGACTTCCGAAGGCGAACTCATGGCTCGTCTCGACGGCATTTTCGACATTGCCGAACGCATGCCGGTGAAGGACAGCATTCCGACCCGTAAAGGCAAGGAAGAGATCTGGATCCTGAAAAAGGTCGAAGAATAA
- a CDS encoding YchJ family protein encodes MAEENLCPCGSGKTYTECCEPIIKGLTLAPTPEALMRSRYTAYAKHEVKWLKDSLEPSQQADYDEKSVEEWSNRSEWLGIKILQTKTEEEKNIGWVEFVCKFKQGNIAREHHELSEFHRVKGAWLFYDGRAVKPQTIHKEAEVGRNDPCPCGSGKKYKKCCGANK; translated from the coding sequence ATGGCAGAAGAAAATCTTTGCCCGTGCGGCTCCGGCAAAACCTACACCGAATGCTGCGAACCGATCATTAAGGGTTTGACCCTCGCTCCGACTCCGGAAGCCCTGATGCGCTCCCGTTACACCGCTTACGCCAAGCACGAAGTGAAGTGGCTCAAGGACTCTCTCGAACCATCCCAGCAGGCCGACTACGATGAAAAGAGCGTCGAAGAATGGAGCAACCGTTCCGAATGGCTTGGCATCAAGATTCTCCAAACGAAGACCGAAGAAGAAAAGAACATCGGTTGGGTCGAATTCGTCTGCAAGTTCAAGCAGGGCAACATCGCCCGTGAGCACCACGAACTTTCTGAATTCCACCGCGTGAAGGGCGCATGGCTCTTCTACGACGGTCGCGCAGTGAAGCCGCAGACCATCCACAAGGAAGCGGAAGTCGGTCGAAACGATCCGTGTCCGTGCGGTTCGGGCAAAAAGTACAAGAAGTGCTGCGGCGCTAACAAGTAA
- the argC gene encoding N-acetyl-gamma-glutamyl-phosphate reductase translates to MFKVFVDGEAGTTGLQINERLANRDDVELLHIDPELRKDAKERQRLINESDVTFLCLPDAASKESAELCTNPKTKIIDASTAHRTNPAWAYGLSELSPEFRKAVETNTRIANPGCHASGFILGVYPLIAAGLLKKNADLATYSLTGYSGGGKKMIADYEAEGAQISHPGESPRLFAPRPYALGHHHKHLPEMMQVCGLEKAPIFNPVVGPYYKGMAVSTALFQSSLTKSASAKDVQEILAAHYANTRFVKVLPFEEEPTLDAGSLNPTECNGTNEAHVYVFGKDSSIQVSVILDNLGKGASGAAIQNMNIALGLDEGIGLV, encoded by the coding sequence ATGTTCAAAGTTTTCGTAGATGGTGAAGCCGGGACCACTGGCCTTCAAATCAACGAACGTCTCGCCAACCGCGACGACGTGGAACTTTTGCACATCGATCCTGAACTCCGCAAAGATGCGAAAGAGCGCCAGCGTTTAATCAACGAATCCGACGTTACATTCCTCTGCTTGCCGGATGCCGCTTCGAAGGAAAGTGCAGAACTCTGCACCAATCCGAAGACGAAGATCATTGATGCGTCTACCGCCCACCGTACCAATCCAGCTTGGGCTTACGGACTTTCGGAACTCTCCCCGGAATTTCGCAAAGCCGTTGAAACGAATACCCGCATTGCAAATCCGGGTTGCCACGCTTCCGGATTCATTCTCGGAGTCTATCCGCTGATCGCGGCTGGACTTTTGAAAAAGAATGCGGACCTAGCCACATACAGCCTTACCGGCTACTCGGGCGGCGGAAAAAAAATGATCGCGGACTACGAAGCGGAAGGTGCCCAGATTTCGCATCCGGGAGAATCCCCTCGCCTGTTTGCACCGCGCCCTTATGCGCTCGGACATCATCACAAACATCTTCCTGAAATGATGCAGGTATGCGGACTTGAAAAAGCCCCAATCTTCAATCCGGTCGTCGGTCCATATTATAAAGGCATGGCCGTTTCCACAGCTCTTTTCCAGAGCTCTCTCACCAAGAGCGCTTCGGCAAAAGACGTTCAGGAAATTTTAGCGGCTCATTACGCAAACACCCGCTTTGTCAAAGTTCTCCCGTTTGAAGAAGAACCGACACTGGATGCAGGTTCTCTTAACCCGACGGAATGCAATGGAACGAACGAAGCTCACGTTTACGTGTTCGGCAAGGATTCTTCCATCCAAGTCTCCGTCATTCTCGACAATCTGGGCAAGGGTGCGAGCGGCGCCGCGATTCAGAACATGAACATCGCGCTCGGACTTGACGAAGGAATCGGCCTGGTTTAA
- a CDS encoding AAA family ATPase, translating to MSIGGITYKTIHGKRYAYYQWTENGKQRSRRVKDEEFAELAAKIAAERAQKESLRGVLQGMVAEPVAAYSATPNFKTDVKIGAQLPRFFASVMKWKKRECFAALHDYIYSENNDRVLILYGLRRTGKTTLVRQLMGEMPAEMLAKTAFVQLSSRHSLADVNHDLKLLESLGYRYVFIDEVTMLSDFIEGAALFSDVFAAGGMKIVLSGTDSLGFVFSEDEQLYDRCILLHTTFIPYREFENVLGVVGIDKFIEFGGTMSMGGANYNMDKFTFATKESADDYVDSAIARNIQHSLKCYQHEGHFRSLQELYDAGELTNAINRIVEDVNHRFTIEVLTRKFKSGDLRRSAQNLRRDRFKPTDILDRVDIGAVTKRLKHILQIRDKAELSVGIGEAHRAEIKEYLDLLDLTCDIDVVNMSNLNARVSRTVLSQPGLRYAQASALIQSLLLDETFRNIPIAERMSIEKRILDEIRGRMMEEIVLLETKMARPDKQVFQLQFAVGEFDMVVFDLKNACCEIYEIKHSDRAAREQCRHLLDVKKCADTEFRYGKILSKNIIYRGPAGALGNINYLNVEDYLKGLA from the coding sequence ATGAGTATCGGCGGAATCACCTACAAGACAATCCACGGCAAGCGTTATGCTTACTACCAGTGGACAGAAAACGGCAAGCAGCGTAGCCGTCGTGTGAAAGACGAGGAATTTGCGGAACTTGCCGCGAAAATTGCGGCGGAGCGTGCACAAAAAGAATCGCTGCGTGGTGTATTGCAGGGCATGGTGGCTGAACCCGTTGCGGCTTATTCTGCCACTCCGAATTTCAAGACCGATGTGAAAATCGGTGCGCAGTTGCCCCGCTTTTTCGCCTCTGTAATGAAGTGGAAAAAACGCGAGTGTTTTGCTGCCCTCCACGACTATATCTATAGCGAAAACAATGACCGCGTTCTGATTCTGTATGGGCTTCGCCGTACGGGCAAGACGACGCTTGTTCGCCAGCTTATGGGCGAGATGCCCGCCGAGATGCTTGCAAAAACGGCGTTTGTCCAGCTGAGCTCCCGCCACTCCCTTGCCGATGTCAATCACGATCTCAAGTTGCTGGAATCGCTCGGTTACCGCTACGTGTTTATTGACGAAGTGACTATGCTCAGCGATTTTATCGAGGGAGCAGCGCTGTTCTCCGATGTGTTTGCGGCAGGTGGCATGAAGATAGTCCTTTCGGGGACGGATTCCCTAGGGTTTGTCTTTTCGGAAGACGAACAGCTTTATGACCGCTGCATTTTGCTGCATACGACCTTTATCCCATATCGTGAATTTGAAAATGTCCTTGGTGTAGTGGGGATAGACAAGTTCATTGAGTTCGGCGGTACCATGAGCATGGGGGGTGCGAACTACAATATGGACAAGTTTACTTTTGCGACGAAAGAGAGCGCGGACGATTATGTGGATTCCGCCATTGCCCGCAATATTCAGCATTCCTTGAAGTGCTATCAGCATGAGGGGCATTTTCGCTCGTTGCAGGAACTCTATGATGCAGGGGAACTGACGAATGCGATTAACCGCATCGTGGAGGACGTGAATCACCGCTTTACGATAGAGGTGTTGACGAGAAAATTTAAGTCAGGCGACTTGAGACGTTCTGCACAGAATCTGCGTCGCGACAGGTTCAAGCCTACGGATATCTTGGATAGGGTTGATATAGGTGCGGTAACGAAGAGACTAAAGCACATTTTGCAGATACGTGATAAGGCGGAACTGTCTGTCGGAATAGGCGAGGCTCACCGTGCGGAGATTAAAGAATATTTGGACTTGTTGGACCTTACGTGCGACATCGATGTGGTAAACATGTCGAACCTGAATGCGCGTGTTTCGCGTACAGTTCTTTCGCAGCCGGGGCTTCGTTACGCCCAGGCGTCGGCGCTTATCCAGAGCTTGTTGCTTGACGAAACGTTCAGGAATATTCCGATAGCCGAGCGCATGTCCATCGAAAAGCGAATTCTCGACGAGATTCGCGGTCGCATGATGGAAGAAATTGTATTGCTTGAAACCAAGATGGCTAGACCGGACAAACAAGTTTTTCAGTTGCAGTTTGCTGTTGGCGAATTTGATATGGTGGTGTTTGACCTGAAAAACGCCTGCTGTGAAATCTACGAGATCAAGCACAGCGACCGGGCCGCCAGGGAACAGTGCCGTCACTTGCTGGACGTAAAAAAATGCGCCGATACGGAATTCCGCTATGGGAAAATTTTGAGCAAAAACATAATATACCGAGGCCCCGCGGGAGCGCTCGGTAACATTAATTATCTGAATGTGGAAGATTATTTAAAGGGCTTGGCTTAA
- the obgE gene encoding GTPase ObgE yields MFLDEKTIEVRSGKGGNGLSSFRREKFVPLGGPDGGDGGRGGSVILRANEQYSTLLDMGNAHIYKADNGQDGGAARCTGRSAKDLIVDVPCGTLVKDSEGHILADLTEPNQRWVAAKGGRGGLGNVHFVTPTMQGPEKATQGQRGERRELYLELKLVADVGLVGFPNAGKSSLVNKISSGKPKVGDYPFTTLEPVLGIVTESARSFVVADIPGLIEGASEGKGLGHEFLKHIERTYALLFVIDAFDDNAWKNFQTLRKELKQFHPKLVEKPFIVALNKADLGIEKAEKAFKAKKQEYIATSAITGIGLKELKKALGKLVPDKRKKNTGWGK; encoded by the coding sequence ATGTTCCTAGACGAAAAAACGATTGAAGTTCGCTCCGGCAAGGGCGGTAACGGTCTTAGCAGTTTCCGCCGTGAAAAGTTTGTACCGCTTGGAGGCCCGGACGGTGGCGACGGTGGTCGCGGCGGCAGTGTCATCTTGCGTGCGAACGAACAGTATTCCACGCTTTTGGACATGGGCAACGCTCATATTTACAAGGCTGACAACGGTCAGGACGGCGGAGCCGCCCGTTGCACCGGTCGTTCTGCCAAGGATTTGATTGTCGACGTTCCCTGTGGCACGCTCGTCAAAGATTCCGAAGGTCACATTCTTGCGGACCTGACGGAACCGAACCAGCGCTGGGTGGCAGCCAAGGGCGGACGCGGCGGACTCGGCAACGTTCACTTTGTAACGCCCACCATGCAGGGGCCAGAAAAGGCAACGCAGGGTCAGCGCGGTGAACGTCGTGAACTTTACCTGGAACTGAAGCTCGTTGCAGACGTGGGCCTTGTGGGGTTCCCGAATGCAGGCAAGTCTTCCCTCGTAAACAAGATTTCGAGCGGCAAGCCTAAAGTCGGCGACTACCCGTTCACCACTCTCGAACCGGTGCTCGGTATCGTGACGGAATCGGCACGTTCCTTTGTCGTTGCAGACATTCCGGGTTTGATCGAAGGCGCAAGCGAAGGCAAGGGCCTCGGTCATGAATTCTTGAAACACATCGAACGCACCTACGCTCTTCTTTTCGTCATCGACGCTTTTGACGATAACGCCTGGAAGAACTTCCAGACCCTTCGCAAGGAACTCAAACAATTCCACCCGAAGCTTGTGGAAAAGCCGTTCATCGTGGCTCTCAACAAGGCCGACTTGGGAATTGAAAAAGCCGAAAAAGCGTTCAAGGCCAAGAAACAGGAATACATTGCAACGTCTGCGATAACGGGAATCGGCCTGAAGGAACTGAAGAAGGCCCTCGGCAAACTCGTACCGGACAAGCGCAAAAAGAATACAGGTTGGGGAAAGTAA
- a CDS encoding HU family DNA-binding protein, whose translation MGASKNITKKDLVEEIASRAGMTQVDTKIIVENFLDAISNALIEGKNIEIRGFGRFKLRMRGARTARNPRTGEKVSIDAQIRPVFEASRELSKIFDEKSADAEFIGNIEGEEDNG comes from the coding sequence ATGGGCGCATCCAAAAACATCACCAAAAAAGATCTCGTGGAAGAAATCGCATCGCGCGCCGGAATGACCCAGGTCGACACGAAAATCATTGTGGAAAATTTTTTGGATGCGATTTCCAACGCCCTGATTGAAGGCAAGAACATCGAAATCCGCGGATTCGGACGCTTTAAGCTCCGCATGCGCGGTGCTCGCACCGCCCGCAATCCTCGCACCGGGGAAAAGGTGAGTATCGACGCCCAAATTCGTCCGGTATTCGAAGCGAGCCGCGAACTCAGCAAAATTTTTGACGAGAAATCCGCCGATGCGGAATTCATCGGAAACATCGAAGGCGAAGAAGACAATGGCTGA
- the smpB gene encoding SsrA-binding protein SmpB, with amino-acid sequence MADKKEVAKTPTITNRKAQHLYFIEDRFEVGVMLVGSEIKSIRAGKCSFNEAWVEVSKDKNELWLVGAHIDEYFFAKRFGHEPQRKRKLLAHVSEIQKMRKATELKGLTLIPLKLYFKKRYAKIEVGLCRGKDQRDKRQDIIARDEKLAIARIVKASGRR; translated from the coding sequence ATGGCTGATAAAAAAGAAGTCGCAAAAACGCCGACGATCACAAACCGAAAGGCTCAACATCTTTACTTTATCGAAGATCGTTTTGAAGTCGGCGTCATGCTCGTCGGCTCTGAAATCAAATCGATTCGAGCTGGTAAATGCAGCTTTAACGAAGCCTGGGTCGAAGTCTCCAAAGACAAGAACGAACTTTGGCTTGTGGGCGCCCACATCGACGAATATTTTTTCGCCAAACGCTTTGGGCACGAACCGCAGCGCAAGCGCAAGTTGCTCGCCCACGTTTCTGAAATCCAGAAGATGCGCAAAGCAACTGAACTCAAGGGTCTCACCCTGATTCCGTTGAAGTTGTATTTTAAAAAGCGTTACGCAAAGATCGAAGTAGGCTTATGTCGAGGCAAGGACCAAAGAGACAAACGACAAGATATTATCGCTCGGGACGAGAAACTCGCCATAGCGCGCATCGTCAAAGCGAGCGGTCGACGCTGA
- a CDS encoding N-acetylmuramoyl-L-alanine amidase family protein, whose translation MWLGLFTEAVASVPISKIDGTWMVNLDSLSKEEGLKTHLQPVERHFKTEGKELSCSFVLGFPYIFANGNAVKLSTPTVFENDVVWTPLEETVEIFGKAFSKKYTVDTTAKLLKTDSPLAVSSSAKKPSSSSVAKSSSSVAKSSSSVAEKAAPLVRKNAPAGSREVRNIVIDPGHGGKDPGAIGLISNEKDIVLAVSKLLEKELVAMGFHVKLTRSTDKFIQLSERPQIANKWNGDLFISLHCNAIDGNKARKKKTKGFRIYVLRDPESEEDRAIARRENKVAKTYGDKNSKEELSPLDWLKIQARLEQYKQASYTFTEKVIKAYEGGKISKMGSGAGGAGFMVLVGAFMPATLVELGFISNPEEELYMNSEKGQKDMAKRIAKSVQEYKKALDEYLKTLSH comes from the coding sequence TTGTGGCTAGGCCTCTTCACGGAAGCGGTCGCAAGCGTTCCTATCTCAAAAATCGACGGGACCTGGATGGTGAACTTGGATTCGCTTTCCAAGGAAGAAGGTCTCAAAACCCATTTGCAACCGGTAGAACGTCATTTTAAGACCGAAGGCAAAGAGCTTTCCTGTTCCTTCGTTCTCGGATTCCCGTACATTTTTGCCAACGGGAATGCAGTCAAGCTTTCGACGCCCACCGTCTTCGAAAACGATGTCGTCTGGACGCCTCTCGAAGAAACGGTTGAAATTTTTGGCAAGGCATTTTCCAAAAAATACACGGTCGATACCACGGCAAAGCTTTTGAAAACGGATTCCCCTCTGGCCGTTTCTTCTTCCGCGAAAAAGCCGTCATCCTCTTCGGTTGCAAAGTCCTCATCCTCTGTCGCGAAATCTTCGTCGTCCGTCGCAGAAAAGGCGGCGCCTCTCGTGCGCAAGAATGCGCCTGCGGGATCTCGTGAAGTCAGGAACATTGTGATCGATCCGGGCCACGGTGGAAAAGACCCAGGTGCCATCGGTTTGATTTCTAACGAAAAAGACATCGTGCTTGCGGTTTCCAAGCTTCTTGAAAAAGAACTTGTCGCCATGGGCTTTCATGTGAAGCTCACCCGCAGTACAGACAAATTCATTCAACTTTCCGAACGTCCGCAGATTGCAAACAAGTGGAACGGCGATCTCTTTATCAGCCTCCACTGCAACGCCATCGACGGCAACAAAGCTCGCAAAAAGAAGACGAAAGGATTCCGCATTTACGTACTGCGCGATCCGGAAAGCGAAGAAGACCGAGCCATTGCCCGCCGTGAAAACAAGGTGGCCAAGACCTACGGCGACAAGAATTCCAAGGAAGAACTTTCCCCCCTCGACTGGCTCAAGATTCAAGCCCGTCTGGAACAGTACAAACAGGCGAGTTACACCTTTACCGAAAAGGTGATCAAAGCCTATGAAGGCGGAAAGATTTCCAAAATGGGATCCGGTGCTGGCGGTGCGGGATTCATGGTGCTTGTCGGTGCATTCATGCCGGCGACACTCGTGGAACTCGGCTTCATTAGCAATCCCGAAGAAGAACTATACATGAATTCGGAAAAAGGTCAAAAGGATATGGCAAAGCGTATCGCCAAAAGCGTACAGGAATACAAAAAGGCTCTTGACGAATATCTGAAAACGCTTTCTCACTAA